From one Takifugu rubripes chromosome 14, fTakRub1.2, whole genome shotgun sequence genomic stretch:
- the slc7a11 gene encoding cystine/glutamate transporter yields the protein MSKNSWTAQKGEAIANNGNSLQCENESETPEEDKKKVELGKKVTLLRGISIIVGIIIGAGIFISPKGILKNSGSVGMSLVVWIACGVLSLFGALSYAELGTCIKKSGGHYTYMLEAFGPQMAFVRLWIELIAIRPAAMAVISLAFGQYILEPLFMPCDIPPLAVKLATAIGLTSVLYLNSMSVTWTARIQIFLTCSKLLALAVIIVPGMYQLFKGETKNFENAFDVSAIKLSEIPLAFYSGMYAYSGWFYLNFVTEEVENVERTVPLAIFISMAIVTTCYVLTNVAYYTVMSAEELLDSQAVAVTFAEKMLGKFSIAVPVFVALSCYGSMNGGVFALSRMFYVASREGHLPRVLSMVHIRRHTPLAAVLTLYPLTMLQLFVGDIYNLLNFMSFLRWLFIGLVVLGLIYLRFTKPDLPRPFKVPLFFPVVFCITCFLMVFLSLYADPVNTGIGCGICLTSIPAYFMFIYFENRPKWLQQILDSLNRTLQIILMVVPPEK from the exons atgagCAAAAACTCTTGGACTGCTCAAAAAGGTGAAGCTATCGCCAATAATGGCAACAGTTTGCAATGTGAGAATGAGTCAGAGACTCCTGAGGAAGACAAGAAGAAAGTTGAACTGGGGAAGAAGGTGACACTGCTCCGGGGAATCTCCATCATAGTTGGCATCATCATCGGTGCAGGCATCTTCATCTCTCCAAAGGGGATCCTGAAGAACTCAGGCAGCGTAGGAATGTCCCTGGTTGTATGGATTGCCTGTGGTGTCCTTTCACTGTTTG GTGCCCTGTCCTACGCTGAGTTGGGGACTTGCATTAAGAAGTCCGGTGGCCATTACACATATATGCTGGAAGCCTTTGGACCTCAGATGGCTTTCGTAAGACTGTGGATTGAACTGATAGCTATAAG GCCTGCAGCTATGGCAGTCATCTCATTGGCATTTGGTCAGTACATCCTGGAGCCGCTCTTCATGCCCTGTGATATTCCACCGCTCGCTGTCAAACTGGCCACAGCCATTGGCCTAA CTTCAGTTCTGTACTTGAACAGTATGAGTGTAACATGGACAGCAAGAATTCAGATTTTCCTCACATGTAGCAAACTGCTGGCCTTGGCTGTCATCATAGTTCCTGGAATGTATCAACTATTTAAAG GAGAGACCAAGAACTTTGAGAATGCCTTTGATGTCAGCGCTATAAAACTGTCTGAAATTCCATTGGCTTTCTACTCTGGAATGTATGCATATTCTGGATG GTTTTATTTAAACTTTGTAACAGAAGAAGTAGAAAATGTTGAGCG AACTGTACCTTTAGCCATCTTCATCTCCATGGCAATCGTGACTACCTGTTATGTGCTGACCAACGTGGCGTACTACACTGTGATGTCTGCCGAGGAGCTCCTGGATTCCCAAGCCGTCGCTGTG ACTTTTGCTGAGAAGATGCTGGGGAAGTTTTCCATAGCCGTCCCAGTGTTTGTGGCGTTGTCCTGCTATGGCTCAATGAATGGAGGAGTTTTTGCCTTGTCAAG aaTGTTCTATGTGGCGTCCCGTGAAGGCCATCTTCCTCGGGTTTTATCTATGGTCCACATCCGCAGACACACTCCACTGGCAGCTGTTCTAACCCTG TACCCTCTCAccatgctgcagctgtttgttgGAGACATTTACAACCTTCTGAATTTCATGAGCTTCCTGCGTTGGCTGTTCATCGGTCTTGTTGTCCTGGGTTTAATCTACCTCCGGTTTACCAAACCCGACCTCCCACGCCCTTTTAAG GTCCCTCTCTTCTTCCCGGTGGTGTTCTGTATCACGTGCTTCCTCAtggtcttcctgtctctgtacGCAGACCCGGTCAACACAGGAATAGGATGCGGGATTTGCCTCACTAGCATTCCTGCTTACTTcatgttcatttattttgaaaacagaCCCAAGTGGCTCCAGCAGATTTTAG ATTCCTTGAACAGAACCTTGCAGATCATCCTCATGGTCGTCCCTCCTGAGAAGTAA